A genomic stretch from Bradyrhizobium quebecense includes:
- the ispH gene encoding 4-hydroxy-3-methylbut-2-enyl diphosphate reductase, with product MSAKKPDLRIVLCSPRGFCAGVVRAIDTVERALTIYGAPVYVRHEIVHNKYVVDSLKTKGAIFVEELAEIPDDTNAPVVFSAHGVPKSVPAEAKSRNFFSLDATCPLVTKVHREAAIHFKRGREILLIGHSHHPEVVGTLGQLPVGAVTLIETAEDAKTFVPKDPNNLAFVTQTTLSIDDTAEIVALLKQRFPNVNGPHKEDICYATTNRQLAVKKVAPVVDALIVVGAPNSSNSQRLREVAEREGCPIAVLAQRASDIDWSRFEGIKSLGITAGASAPEVIVEEIMGAFAERFELHVETVSAAEENEFFPLPRSLRPDAAAAE from the coding sequence ATGTCAGCGAAAAAACCCGATCTTAGAATCGTGCTTTGTTCCCCCCGCGGCTTTTGCGCCGGGGTGGTCCGCGCCATCGATACGGTCGAACGCGCGCTCACCATTTATGGTGCCCCGGTCTATGTCCGGCACGAAATCGTCCATAACAAGTACGTGGTCGACAGCCTGAAGACCAAAGGCGCCATTTTCGTCGAGGAATTGGCCGAAATCCCCGACGACACCAATGCGCCGGTGGTATTTTCGGCCCATGGTGTTCCCAAGTCGGTTCCGGCCGAGGCCAAATCCCGCAATTTCTTCTCGCTGGACGCGACCTGCCCGCTGGTGACCAAGGTCCACCGCGAGGCGGCGATCCATTTCAAGCGCGGCCGCGAGATCCTGCTGATCGGGCACTCCCATCACCCCGAGGTGGTCGGCACGCTGGGCCAGCTCCCGGTCGGCGCCGTGACCCTGATCGAGACCGCCGAGGATGCAAAGACCTTCGTCCCGAAGGACCCCAACAATCTCGCCTTCGTGACCCAGACCACGCTGTCGATCGACGATACCGCGGAGATCGTGGCGCTGCTCAAGCAGCGCTTCCCGAACGTCAACGGCCCGCACAAGGAAGACATCTGCTACGCCACCACCAACCGCCAGCTTGCGGTCAAGAAGGTGGCGCCGGTGGTCGATGCCCTGATCGTGGTCGGCGCGCCGAACTCGTCGAACTCGCAGCGCCTGCGCGAGGTCGCCGAGCGCGAGGGCTGTCCCATTGCCGTGCTTGCACAACGTGCCAGCGACATCGACTGGAGCAGGTTCGAAGGCATCAAGAGCCTCGGCATCACCGCCGGCGCCTCGGCGCCGGAAGTGATCGTCGAGGAAATCATGGGCGCCTTCGCCGAGCGCTTCGAGCTTCACGTGGAGACGGTCTCGGCCGCGGAAGAGAACGAGTTCTTCCCGCTGCCGCGTTCGCTGCGGCCCGACGCTGCCGCCGCGGAATAG
- a CDS encoding DUF1013 domain-containing protein: MSNAPLMPKATAVWLVDNTALTFDQVADFTKMHPLEVRAIADGDAAQGIKGMDPISNGQLTREEIERGERDQNYRLRLQESKVVLPTAAKKKGPRYTPVSRRHERPSAILWLVRNHPELKDAQIMRLVGTTKTTIASVRDRTHWNASTLTPMDPVTLGLCSQIELDFEVQRAAKEKPTTTVYGGATLLPASETTRKDELDDQPIERHDDLNVDAVFAKLKTIGGKKADDEE; encoded by the coding sequence ATGAGCAACGCACCGCTGATGCCGAAGGCGACTGCCGTGTGGTTGGTCGATAATACCGCCTTGACGTTCGATCAGGTGGCCGATTTCACCAAAATGCACCCCCTGGAGGTGCGTGCCATCGCCGACGGCGACGCCGCCCAGGGCATCAAGGGCATGGACCCGATTTCCAACGGCCAGCTGACCCGCGAGGAGATCGAGCGCGGCGAGCGGGACCAGAATTACCGCCTCAGGCTCCAGGAGAGCAAGGTGGTGCTGCCGACCGCCGCCAAGAAGAAGGGCCCGCGCTACACCCCGGTGTCGCGCCGCCACGAGCGGCCGAGCGCGATCCTCTGGCTGGTGCGCAACCACCCCGAGCTAAAGGACGCCCAGATCATGCGGCTGGTCGGCACCACCAAGACCACGATCGCCAGCGTGCGCGACCGCACCCACTGGAACGCCTCGACCCTGACCCCGATGGACCCGGTGACGCTCGGCCTGTGCTCGCAGATCGAGCTCGATTTCGAGGTGCAGCGCGCCGCCAAGGAAAAGCCGACCACGACCGTTTACGGCGGCGCCACGCTGCTGCCGGCCTCCGAGACCACGCGCAAGGACGAGCTGGACGATCAGCCGATCGAGCGGCACGACGATCTCAATGTCGATGCCGTGTTCGCCAAGCTGAAGACGATCGGCGGCAAGAAGGCCGACGACGAGGAGTAA
- a CDS encoding acyltransferase family protein encodes MQRDRIGELDGLRAIALLIVVIWHYFGAPDGPQGWPWKLLHVGRFGVDLFFILSGYLITDILLRHRAAERYYSAFYGRRAFRIWPLYYLMCGCAAIGWYFSLSPDLFDTRGVPGWLYLFGLQNFGMAKAQTDGAFWLAVTWSLAIEEQFYLLFPLLVRNIPSERLFAILLVPILICPIGRLIDSALPDAYGWYVLPQFRIDSLAIGALIAWWRLYRKPDAEVSRRVAAILKWSSMSLPLLWLFGWKRWSVAFSHTQVEIFFGSLLFVVLESRGAPKLALLRSAVATFFARTSYATYLTHHVIVYLLFAVLHQPRTVESLAGISLTFGALALTFGLCALSYRYFERPLLDFAHRRFTFG; translated from the coding sequence TTGCAACGTGACAGGATCGGAGAGCTCGACGGGCTGCGCGCGATCGCGCTGCTGATCGTCGTCATCTGGCACTATTTCGGCGCGCCGGACGGTCCGCAGGGCTGGCCGTGGAAACTGCTGCATGTCGGCCGCTTCGGCGTCGACCTGTTCTTCATTCTGTCCGGCTATCTCATCACGGATATTCTGCTGCGCCACCGTGCGGCCGAACGCTATTACTCGGCCTTCTACGGCAGGCGCGCGTTCCGCATCTGGCCGCTCTACTACCTGATGTGCGGTTGCGCGGCGATCGGCTGGTATTTTTCGCTAAGCCCTGATTTGTTCGACACCAGGGGCGTGCCCGGCTGGCTGTACCTGTTCGGCTTGCAGAACTTCGGCATGGCCAAGGCGCAGACCGACGGCGCTTTCTGGCTGGCCGTAACCTGGTCGCTCGCGATCGAGGAGCAGTTCTACCTGCTGTTTCCGTTGCTGGTCCGGAACATCCCGTCCGAGCGGCTGTTCGCGATCCTGCTTGTGCCGATCCTGATCTGCCCGATCGGGCGCCTGATCGACAGCGCGCTGCCGGACGCTTACGGCTGGTACGTGCTGCCGCAATTCAGGATCGATTCGCTTGCGATCGGCGCGCTGATCGCCTGGTGGCGCCTCTATCGCAAGCCGGATGCCGAGGTCTCCAGACGCGTCGCCGCCATCCTCAAATGGTCGAGCATGTCGCTCCCCCTGCTGTGGCTGTTCGGATGGAAGCGCTGGTCGGTGGCGTTCTCGCATACGCAGGTCGAGATCTTCTTCGGTTCTCTGCTGTTCGTCGTTCTGGAAAGTCGCGGCGCGCCAAAACTCGCACTGCTGCGCAGCGCGGTCGCGACGTTCTTCGCCAGGACGTCCTACGCGACGTATCTCACCCACCACGTCATCGTGTACCTGCTGTTCGCCGTGCTGCATCAGCCGAGGACAGTCGAGAGCCTTGCCGGCATCTCGTTAACCTTCGGCGCGCTCGCGCTGACGTTCGGGCTGTGTGCTCTGAGTTATCGCTATTTCGAACGTCCGCTGCTCGACTTCGCCCACCGGCGCTTCACGTTCGGGTAA
- a CDS encoding propionyl-CoA synthetase — MNVQQKSRYHEVYARSLRDPEGFWTEAAREIDWIEPAKKVFDPSMGAYGRWFAGAVVNTCYNALDRHVAGGRAGQVALIHDSPLTNTITKFTYSELLAEVRTLAAVMQDFGVAKGDRVILYMPMVPEAVVAMLACARIGAVHSVVFGGFAAKELATRIDDAKPKLIFSASCGIEPGRIVQYKPLLDEAIRLAGAKPETCIILQRPQQACELTAGRDHDWATLRRAAFDAGKAAPCVPVAATDPLYILYTSGTTGIPKGVVRDNGGHLVALKWSMHNLYGVKPGEIWWCGSDIGWVVGHSYIVYGPLIHGSTTIMYEGKPVGTPDAGAFWRVISEHKAVALFTAPTAFRAIKKEDPEGKLLRSYDLSRFRTLFLAGERADPPTVEWAEQQLKVPVIDHWWQTETGWCIAGNPVGLGQLPVKHGSPTVPMPGYQVDIVDEAAKPVPAGTMGSIVIKLPMPPACLPTLWQQDDRFRDAYLSEFPGYYKTSDAGYKDADGYVWVMGRTDDIINVAGHRLSTGGMEEILASHPDVAECAVLGVKDAIKGEVPCGFLVLKAGVTKAPDQVEKEVVALVREKLGPVAAFKLAITVARLPKTRSGKILRGTIKKIADDEPWTMPATIEDPKVLDEIGEALKGKG; from the coding sequence ATGAACGTCCAGCAGAAGAGCCGGTATCATGAGGTGTATGCCCGCTCGCTTCGCGACCCCGAGGGCTTTTGGACGGAGGCGGCGCGCGAGATCGACTGGATCGAACCGGCCAAGAAGGTCTTCGATCCGTCCATGGGCGCCTATGGACGCTGGTTCGCCGGCGCCGTGGTCAACACCTGCTATAACGCGCTGGATCGCCATGTCGCCGGCGGCCGCGCCGGCCAGGTCGCGCTGATCCACGATTCACCGCTCACCAACACCATCACCAAATTCACCTACTCCGAGCTGCTGGCGGAGGTGCGGACGCTGGCCGCGGTCATGCAGGATTTCGGCGTGGCCAAGGGCGATCGCGTCATCCTCTATATGCCGATGGTGCCGGAGGCTGTCGTTGCGATGCTCGCCTGCGCGCGGATCGGCGCGGTGCACAGCGTGGTGTTCGGCGGCTTCGCGGCCAAGGAGCTCGCGACCCGCATCGACGACGCCAAGCCGAAGCTGATCTTCTCGGCGAGCTGTGGCATCGAGCCCGGGCGCATCGTGCAGTACAAGCCGCTGCTCGACGAAGCGATCCGCCTCGCCGGCGCCAAGCCCGAGACCTGCATCATCCTGCAGCGGCCGCAGCAGGCTTGCGAGCTCACCGCGGGCCGCGACCATGATTGGGCGACGCTGCGCCGCGCCGCGTTCGACGCCGGCAAGGCCGCGCCCTGCGTGCCGGTCGCCGCGACCGATCCGCTCTACATCCTCTACACCTCGGGCACGACCGGAATCCCGAAGGGCGTGGTGCGCGACAATGGCGGCCATCTGGTTGCGCTGAAATGGTCGATGCACAATCTCTACGGCGTGAAGCCCGGCGAGATCTGGTGGTGCGGCTCCGACATCGGCTGGGTGGTCGGTCACTCCTACATCGTCTATGGCCCGCTGATCCATGGCTCGACCACGATCATGTATGAGGGCAAGCCGGTCGGCACGCCGGATGCCGGCGCGTTCTGGCGCGTGATCAGCGAGCACAAGGCGGTTGCCCTCTTCACCGCGCCGACCGCATTCCGTGCGATCAAGAAGGAAGATCCCGAGGGCAAGCTGCTGAGGAGCTACGACCTCTCGCGCTTCCGCACGCTGTTCCTCGCCGGCGAGCGCGCCGATCCGCCGACGGTGGAGTGGGCGGAGCAGCAGCTCAAGGTGCCGGTCATCGATCACTGGTGGCAGACCGAGACCGGCTGGTGCATCGCCGGCAATCCGGTGGGGCTCGGCCAGTTGCCGGTCAAGCACGGCTCGCCGACGGTGCCGATGCCGGGCTATCAGGTCGACATCGTCGACGAGGCGGCGAAGCCGGTGCCCGCAGGCACCATGGGCTCGATCGTGATCAAGCTGCCGATGCCGCCGGCCTGCCTGCCGACGCTGTGGCAGCAGGACGATCGCTTCAGGGACGCCTACCTCTCGGAATTCCCCGGCTACTACAAGACCTCGGACGCCGGCTACAAGGATGCGGACGGCTACGTCTGGGTGATGGGCCGCACCGACGACATCATCAATGTCGCCGGCCACCGGCTCTCCACCGGCGGCATGGAGGAGATCCTCGCTTCGCATCCCGATGTCGCCGAATGCGCGGTGCTCGGCGTCAAGGATGCGATCAAGGGCGAGGTGCCGTGCGGCTTCCTGGTGCTGAAGGCCGGCGTGACCAAGGCACCGGATCAGGTCGAGAAGGAGGTCGTGGCGCTGGTGCGCGAGAAGCTCGGGCCGGTCGCCGCGTTCAAGCTCGCGATCACCGTGGCGCGGCTGCCGAAGACCCGCTCCGGCAAGATCCTGCGTGGCACCATCAAGAAGATCGCCGACGATGAGCCCTGGACCATGCCGGCGACGATCGAGGACCCCAAGGTGCTCGACGAAATCGGCGAGGCGTTGAAGGGCAAGGGGTAG
- a CDS encoding lysozyme inhibitor LprI family protein, with product MRRKAANLAFNLVLALLCAWLSVALTSGVARAAGSEPGKDVQADAGPCIAAAAATDDDKTIEACGALIDNEKAAKPDRVKALMARASAYDRKQMIDRAISDYDTVLRLDPSLADAHNARGELWRRKGDRPKAIMDFGTAVKLNPDHAAAKANYKSLSLELERIGAMMAVAGKPSFDCRKARRPVEKAICANPELADLDREIGASTFRAVREAKDPRQARELQREQDQFIARRNAEFGTSAYDLQKAMRERLRQINGVDGY from the coding sequence ATGCGACGAAAAGCTGCAAACCTGGCCTTCAATCTGGTTCTGGCGCTGCTGTGCGCTTGGCTGTCGGTCGCGCTGACGTCAGGCGTTGCGCGCGCGGCCGGCAGCGAGCCCGGCAAGGATGTGCAGGCCGATGCCGGGCCCTGCATCGCTGCGGCTGCGGCAACGGATGACGACAAGACCATCGAGGCTTGCGGCGCGCTGATCGACAATGAGAAGGCGGCCAAGCCGGATCGCGTCAAGGCGCTGATGGCACGCGCGAGCGCCTATGACCGCAAGCAGATGATCGATCGCGCGATCTCAGATTACGACACCGTGCTCCGGCTCGATCCTTCGCTTGCCGACGCCCACAATGCGCGCGGCGAGCTTTGGCGCCGCAAGGGCGACCGGCCAAAGGCGATCATGGATTTCGGCACCGCCGTCAAGCTCAATCCTGACCACGCCGCCGCCAAGGCCAACTACAAATCGCTGTCGCTGGAACTGGAGCGGATCGGCGCCATGATGGCGGTCGCCGGCAAGCCGAGCTTCGATTGCCGCAAGGCGCGCCGGCCGGTGGAGAAGGCGATCTGCGCCAATCCCGAGCTTGCCGATCTCGATCGCGAGATCGGCGCATCGACCTTTCGCGCCGTGCGCGAGGCAAAGGATCCGCGCCAGGCGCGCGAGCTGCAGCGCGAGCAGGATCAGTTCATCGCCCGCCGCAACGCGGAATTCGGCACTTCTGCCTATGACCTGCAAAAGGCGATGCGCGAGCGGTTGCGGCAGATCAACGGCGTCGACGGCTACTAG
- a CDS encoding cation:proton antiporter, with the protein MLTFEWIIGLLLAAVALSALARRIKVPYPTFLALGGVLLTLLPWAPTWALEPKLALALFVAPVLLDAAYDTSLRDLRNNWLPVSTLVVVAVGVTTAAVAVVAHWLRPDMPWPVAIALGAIVAPPDAAAATAILRQVNLPYRIQKILEGESLLNDASALLIYRVAVGLVAAEHMKIREFVPSITVALVGSLAAGYLFAQVWMMITRRITEAPSAIITQFGGTFMVWIVAEHLGLSGILTIIAYAITIARTAPARTSARLRVSSYAVWETVVFVLNVLAFMLIGLQLRPIWSELDDEVRWKYCSFAAAILAVVILARILWVMPYGALLRMLKARNWLPAHVMEAVPTLKRGFIVSWCGMRGIVTLAAAFALPEYFPYRDLILLTAFAVVLGSLVIQGLTLRPLILALNFDDDDPVGREAAHARGVVFRAALEEIDADPSEEAEILRLEYRAVLLRAENDPDGGLTSRELPSDPLRRRAIAAARQALLNLRRTETIGDDAFHLVEEELDRAELSVEA; encoded by the coding sequence GTGCTGACATTCGAATGGATCATCGGCCTGCTGCTCGCGGCGGTGGCGCTGTCGGCGCTGGCGCGGCGGATCAAGGTGCCCTACCCAACCTTTCTTGCGCTCGGCGGCGTGCTGCTGACCCTGCTGCCGTGGGCGCCGACCTGGGCCCTGGAACCGAAACTGGCGCTGGCGCTGTTCGTGGCACCAGTGCTGCTCGATGCCGCCTACGACACCTCGCTGCGCGATCTCCGCAACAACTGGCTGCCGGTCTCGACGCTGGTGGTGGTCGCGGTCGGCGTCACGACGGCAGCCGTCGCCGTGGTCGCGCACTGGCTGCGCCCGGACATGCCCTGGCCGGTCGCAATCGCGCTCGGTGCCATCGTGGCGCCACCGGACGCGGCTGCGGCCACCGCGATCCTGCGCCAGGTCAACCTGCCGTACCGGATCCAGAAGATCCTCGAAGGCGAAAGCCTGCTTAACGATGCCTCCGCGCTGTTGATCTATCGCGTCGCGGTCGGCCTGGTCGCCGCCGAGCACATGAAGATTCGCGAATTCGTGCCGTCGATCACGGTCGCGCTGGTCGGCAGCCTCGCCGCCGGCTACCTGTTCGCGCAGGTCTGGATGATGATTACGCGCCGCATCACGGAGGCGCCGAGCGCGATCATCACGCAATTCGGCGGCACCTTCATGGTGTGGATCGTCGCCGAGCATCTCGGCCTGTCCGGCATCCTGACGATCATCGCCTATGCGATCACCATCGCCCGCACCGCGCCGGCCCGCACCTCGGCGCGGCTGCGCGTATCGTCCTATGCGGTGTGGGAAACCGTCGTCTTCGTGCTCAACGTGCTCGCCTTCATGCTGATCGGCCTGCAACTGCGCCCGATCTGGTCCGAGCTCGACGACGAGGTGCGGTGGAAATATTGCAGCTTCGCGGCCGCGATCCTCGCCGTCGTGATCCTCGCCCGCATCCTCTGGGTGATGCCCTACGGCGCGCTGCTGCGCATGCTGAAGGCGCGCAATTGGCTGCCCGCCCATGTGATGGAAGCCGTGCCGACCCTGAAGCGCGGCTTCATCGTGTCGTGGTGCGGCATGCGCGGCATCGTTACGCTGGCGGCCGCGTTTGCGCTGCCCGAGTATTTCCCATATCGCGATCTGATCCTGCTAACGGCGTTTGCCGTGGTGCTGGGCTCGCTCGTGATCCAGGGACTGACCCTACGACCACTGATCCTGGCGTTGAATTTCGATGACGACGACCCGGTCGGGCGCGAGGCGGCCCATGCCCGCGGCGTGGTCTTTCGCGCAGCGCTCGAGGAAATCGATGCCGACCCGTCGGAAGAAGCCGAGATCCTCCGGCTCGAATACCGCGCCGTGCTGCTGCGCGCCGAGAATGACCCGGATGGCGGCCTGACCTCACGCGAGCTGCCGTCGGATCCGCTACGCCGCCGCGCCATCGCGGCCGCGCGTCAGGCGCTGCTCAATCTGCGGCGCACCGAGACCATCGGCGACGACGCGTTCCACCTCGTCGAGGAGGAGCTCGACCGCGCCGAGCTCAGCGTCGAGGCCTAG
- a CDS encoding SDR family NAD(P)-dependent oxidoreductase encodes MDRLKGKVAMVVGAGSIGPGWGNGKATAVTFAREGASVFCVDRNGAAAEETVKIITGEGGKAAAFTADVSRASEVEAMVAACLKAYGRIDVLDNNVGIAEVGSVVEVAEADWDRVFAVNLKSAYLSMKHVIPVMIKRGGGSIINISSIASIRHVGISYVSYNASKAAMNQMTRSTAVEFASKHVRVNAILPGLMKTPMVEHSAGLAQSYAKGDVEAMWRARDAQVPMGHMGDAWDVANAALFLASDESKYVTGIELVVDGGITSKSGA; translated from the coding sequence ATGGATCGGCTCAAGGGCAAGGTTGCGATGGTGGTCGGCGCGGGCTCGATCGGGCCCGGCTGGGGCAATGGCAAGGCGACCGCCGTGACCTTCGCGCGCGAAGGCGCCAGCGTGTTCTGCGTCGATCGCAACGGCGCCGCGGCCGAGGAGACGGTCAAGATCATCACCGGCGAGGGCGGCAAGGCGGCCGCATTCACCGCCGATGTCTCGCGCGCCAGCGAGGTCGAGGCGATGGTCGCGGCCTGCCTCAAGGCCTATGGCCGTATCGACGTGCTCGACAACAATGTCGGTATCGCCGAGGTCGGCAGCGTGGTCGAAGTCGCGGAAGCCGACTGGGACCGCGTCTTCGCGGTCAACCTCAAGAGCGCCTATCTCTCGATGAAGCACGTCATTCCGGTGATGATCAAGCGGGGGGGCGGCTCGATCATCAACATCTCCTCGATCGCCTCGATCCGCCATGTCGGCATTTCCTATGTCAGCTACAATGCGAGCAAGGCGGCGATGAACCAGATGACGCGCTCGACCGCGGTCGAGTTCGCCTCCAAACATGTGCGCGTCAACGCGATCCTGCCGGGGTTGATGAAGACGCCGATGGTCGAACATTCGGCGGGGCTGGCGCAGAGTTACGCCAAGGGCGATGTGGAGGCGATGTGGCGCGCCCGCGACGCGCAGGTGCCGATGGGGCACATGGGCGACGCCTGGGACGTCGCCAATGCCGCGCTGTTCCTGGCGTCGGACGAATCGAAATATGTCACCGGCATCGAGCTCGTGGTCGACGGCGGCATCACCTCGAAGTCGGGCGCTTGA
- a CDS encoding DUF1850 domain-containing protein yields MAAAPAQRGGGGLSLCLASAGVVKTLSIAAFTLAWTHSIEKTAWQEDWQITPAGLTLQQARIKGTGAGMEPPPEARLTDGWFQWSPPPVPRAEVVLGNSGAAGEWHLCHAGSCQTLSEIFGHPIGANVTTMSVCEDP; encoded by the coding sequence ATGGCGGCAGCGCCCGCGCAACGCGGTGGCGGCGGTTTGAGCCTCTGCCTTGCATCCGCGGGTGTCGTGAAGACACTGTCGATCGCAGCCTTCACGCTCGCCTGGACGCATTCGATCGAGAAGACCGCCTGGCAGGAAGACTGGCAAATCACGCCGGCCGGACTGACGCTGCAGCAGGCGCGCATCAAGGGCACTGGCGCCGGAATGGAGCCGCCGCCGGAAGCGCGCCTCACTGACGGCTGGTTTCAATGGTCGCCGCCGCCTGTGCCAAGGGCGGAGGTCGTGCTCGGCAATTCCGGCGCGGCGGGCGAATGGCACCTGTGCCACGCGGGAAGCTGCCAGACGCTATCGGAGATCTTCGGCCATCCGATCGGTGCTAATGTTACAACGATGAGTGTTTGCGAGGATCCGTAG